In the genome of Pseudobacteriovorax antillogorgiicola, the window AAACCGCGCCAACTCTTTATTGAAGGCAGGGTCCTTGTCATCGACTTGATTGATGCCCTGCTCCAGTTTTTCTAGCTCCTGAAGCAAAATTCTTGCAATGGGAACCAATTTTTCGCCGCGACTAATCAGAGTGATATCAGCCAAGGCATTTTGCGCAGCTTTGTATCGCTCATTGAACATGTCACGAATGGAAGGGTCACCCAGCAACTGATATTGGCGGGCAGATCGTTCCATATCTTCCAAATTGCCTTGGATCGTTCGCGTTGACTCGGTGAGTAGAACGATGCTGCTCATATCGGTTTCATGCTGCGTCGCCATGCGATCCAATGACTGAAAGCCGCGAATCGTGCCTAAAAGCAACGGCATGAGCACGACGACAAAGCCGATCAGGGTCAGGTGCAAAATGGTTGGTGGTTGAAACTTCTTCATGTGTCACCTTGATTCAGTTCACGATCTCACTTCTAGCACCTAAGTTCCTAAAACGGAAGATTTTTTAGCAAAAATGACTGTCTCTCGCTGGCAACAGATCCCCCTAAAATCGGCTATCACCCCGATTTAGCAACGGTATTGTATAGCAGTCATTATGACTTATTTGCAAGAAAAATAGTCGGAGTTCGGCAACAGGCACTTCCGTGCCCTGAAAACTCGTCAATCGTCGAGTCCCAGCAAGGCTAGATTGCTCTGGCCGCCTGTGTCGGGCTTTTGAGATAGTTAAAGTAAATCAGATTATTAGCTCCAAAGCATTGCGCGCCAAGGCTTCCATGGTTCGACATCCCGCGAAATTGTTACGCGAAAGTAATTTCACAAACCGCTCTAGCTCGTTTATCAAGGGATCAGTGGTAGGGCTCCTGGAGCCAGAGGATTGGTCAGCGGGCATCGCCTGCGCAATCTTTTGGCTCCTTCTTTTTATTCGACGGCGCCGCTGAACGAGAATGTATTATGACACTGCTCACAACTCTGGTACCGGCTGCTAGAGTGATTCGGACTGGTGACCAAGTCTGCCTGCGACTGATGACAGCCGGCACAATCTGTGGGTAGAGCCACGTAGTTGCCTTGGTTGTGACAACTTCGACAATCCGTCAAGCGATGCACTCCGCGGAGTGGAAACTGAGTCATATCGTGGATAAATGTCGTTGACTCCCAAACTGTCTGAGTATGACAGTCTTGACAGTCATTAAGGAAACCACCATGAGGATCATCTTCGTGGTGACAAACGCGACAGTCTTCGCTACTGCCTCGAAGAACCTTCTCCTCGATATGACACTGATCGCAACCCAACACTAGATGCACTCCTTCGAGTGTGAAGTCTTTATGGAAACCATCGGCCTTCTTCCAGCCTGCTTCTGTATGACACTTGGTACAGCGAGTCCCGTTAGTTCCTTTGTGAGGGTCCCGGTGACAAACTTGGCAATTGCGAGTTTTCAGATCGGGGAACATATACCGACCCTTTCTCGCCTTGCGCCCCTGGGTGAACCTCTTCGCCGTTCGGGTATGACACTCCTTACACTCGACCTTCTTGTGCTTGTATCGAAGTGCAAAGTTAGTTTCGCTGTGATTGAAACGCTTCAAGTCGCCAAAAGTCGAAGTCTTATGGCATTCTCCACAAGGCTTTCTATAGAATTTGGCTCTAAACATATCCCTGTGCTCGTTTTTATGGCAATTATCACAGAATCCACGGTTCTCTCCGGGGAATTGAAACTTATGAGCAACCTTTGGCGGTTTTGTAGGCAGTTTTTTGTTGGTCTTGACATGACATTCGAAGCAATTGTTTTTGACCTTCGCATGGCGACCAGTTAGCTTAAATCGGGTCTTATCGTGATTGAATGGTTTCCTCTTCGTAAATGAATTGGTCGTGTGACAATCAGTACAAGCTGAGCGCCTGATAAATTCTGGGCTGAACTGTTTGCGATGAACGTTATTATGACAATTCTCACAGTAGCCATTCTTAGCGAACTTGAATTTGAATTTGTGAGCTGTTTTAGGTGGCTTCGTCGGTAACTTGGCTCGGGTGGGAACGTGACACTTGCTACAGTTCTTCTCGAACTTTTTATGCTGCCCCGTGATTTTGAAATCAGTTATGTTGTGATTAAACGGCTTTCGTTTGCCGAAACTCATCGTTGTGTGGCACTCTCCACAGCCCATCCTGACAAACTTTGGTGTAAACTGCTTCTTGTGGACCGAGTCGTGGCAGTTCACGCAAAATCCTTTGTCAGCATTAGGAAACTTATATCGCTCCTTGCCATTTACCAAGTGACAGGACTTACATGGCTGATTGGTGTGTTTACCGGTCAAAGGGAAACGAGTATTTTGATGAAACCTACGATCCCCGCCAGGCATACCCTTAGCTCCTGCCATGATGTTCCAACCCCGAGGGGTGTGACAATCAGCACACTTAACCCCTTTAAATCGGCGATGGAAGGCACTGGAGTGAGGAGACTTATGGCAGGTCTCACAGGTTTTTGTTGTCAAGCTTTTAAAGTGATAGATCCGCCTCTCATTGGTTTTTCCTTTTGTTTGACCCTTGAGGGTTACATGACACTGGAAACAATCATTCCTCAAATGCTTTCCTTCAAGGGGGAAGATCGTTTGAGAGTTATGATTGAATTGAATATTTTGCTTCCACCCAAATTCATTGTGACATTGAGCACAGTTTGATAGTGAAGGCATCCGCTTAGGTTTGGTATTGCCGTAGCCATGATAGTCAGCATGACAAGAACCGCAGGACTTGTTTAGCCCCACCCATCGGAAATCCGCCAGCTTCTTGCCCTGATTTCCCGGCTTATGGCAATCGATACATTGATTTTGGGCATGCTTGCCGCGTAGGGGCCAACCAGTGACTTCGTGTTTAAAACCAGTGATATCCCATTTTTCTTGGCTGTGACAGGTATCACAATTCCCATTTTGGAACTTTGGACTGAGGTTTCGACCGTGATGATCCTCGTGGCAGGTGAGACATTTTCTAGTCTTCAAACCGGGAAAATCATAGATTTCAGACCCCTTACCTTTAGGAGCGTGACAATCGGAACACTTATTTCTAGCATGGGCTCCAATAAGCGCATAACCTGTTTCCCGAGCGTGATCGAAGAACTTCGTATCTTTCCACTCTGTCGTATTATGGCATTTGCTACATTCGACCTTCGCGAACTTACCCGTATAGCGATGGATATCGTCATCAGCATGACAT includes:
- a CDS encoding cytochrome c3 family protein encodes the protein MRNFKFIIAALLTMMASSSLAQSDSKKFEGLMNKLLAPGPLMIGHEKLEHTDCLTCHDPGGGIPNKGCVDCHKGIGVQLRQKKSFHGLMGGKACVDCHKDHKGRDFNAVRFDEKNFDHKRTGFILDGAHTKVECTDCHTEKRLNKPINRSDTRWFGKSPSCRECHADDDIHRYTGKFAKVECSKCHNTTEWKDTKFFDHARETGYALIGAHARNKCSDCHAPKGKGSEIYDFPGLKTRKCLTCHEDHHGRNLSPKFQNGNCDTCHSQEKWDITGFKHEVTGWPLRGKHAQNQCIDCHKPGNQGKKLADFRWVGLNKSCGSCHADYHGYGNTKPKRMPSLSNCAQCHNEFGWKQNIQFNHNSQTIFPLEGKHLRNDCFQCHVTLKGQTKGKTNERRIYHFKSLTTKTCETCHKSPHSSAFHRRFKGVKCADCHTPRGWNIMAGAKGMPGGDRRFHQNTRFPLTGKHTNQPCKSCHLVNGKERYKFPNADKGFCVNCHDSVHKKQFTPKFVRMGCGECHTTMSFGKRKPFNHNITDFKITGQHKKFEKNCSKCHVPTRAKLPTKPPKTAHKFKFKFAKNGYCENCHNNVHRKQFSPEFIRRSACTDCHTTNSFTKRKPFNHDKTRFKLTGRHAKVKNNCFECHVKTNKKLPTKPPKVAHKFQFPGENRGFCDNCHKNEHRDMFRAKFYRKPCGECHKTSTFGDLKRFNHSETNFALRYKHKKVECKECHTRTAKRFTQGRKARKGRYMFPDLKTRNCQVCHRDPHKGTNGTRCTKCHTEAGWKKADGFHKDFTLEGVHLVLGCDQCHIEEKVLRGSSEDCRVCHHEDDPHGGFLNDCQDCHTQTVWESTTFIHDMTQFPLRGVHRLTDCRSCHNQGNYVALPTDCAGCHQSQADLVTSPNHSSSRYQSCEQCHNTFSFSGAVE